In uncultured Desulfovibrio sp., a single window of DNA contains:
- a CDS encoding DNA polymerase — protein sequence MTTMAVVSLSREPYPGFNHSWIPTPETPALLFDIETDGLLDTTSVVHCICAMEYPSGKLYSFGPDKIAEGLELLANAPLLVAHNGLCFDKPALAKLHSSVSLPRLFDTLTASRLIWTNLKDLDFDRLRSQAKRKKPTSSAFPAKLCGKHSLEAWGYRLGEYKGDYGKTTENAWAHWSQEMQTYCEQDVAVLFKLYQLILDQQYSPEALAIEHDFQTIIFNQEQVGVPFDEKAAMNLYIDLCAKREELKTQLRTVFPPKVEEEVFIPKVNNKTRGYVKGVPFIKKHIIEFNPNSREMIADRLIELHGWQPSEFTETGKPKVDGDVLASLDFPECRPLSEYLEITKIIGMLSEGKAGWLRLVDSSGRIHGRVITCGAVTGRCTHNSPNLAQIPAHGTYGTQCRSLFVAAPGTVQVGADASGLELRMLASFMGRYDGGKYAKVLLEGDIHTANQKAAGLETRDNAKTFIYAFLYGAGDQKLGSIVAPTASPARQAQIGKRLKAKFFAAIPAIKALIDDVQNAVKKRPFLYGIDKRKLHVRSSHSALNTLLQSAGAVLVKFATIVCHHEAELRYGWKLGVDYTQVLHVHDEAQMQCPRDKADALGQLFVEAIEIAGRHFGMRCPTTGEYKIGKSWAETH from the coding sequence ATGACCACTATGGCAGTGGTGTCGCTGAGTCGTGAACCTTATCCGGGGTTCAACCACTCATGGATACCCACGCCCGAAACACCGGCCCTGCTCTTCGACATAGAAACTGACGGACTACTTGATACAACCTCTGTGGTGCATTGCATATGCGCTATGGAGTACCCCAGCGGCAAGCTGTACTCCTTCGGCCCGGACAAAATAGCTGAAGGGCTTGAACTCCTTGCCAACGCGCCGCTGCTTGTGGCGCACAACGGCCTCTGCTTTGACAAACCCGCGCTTGCCAAACTGCATTCCAGCGTATCCCTTCCACGCCTCTTCGATACCCTCACTGCCTCCCGGCTCATCTGGACTAACCTGAAAGACCTGGACTTTGATCGTCTGCGTTCTCAGGCCAAACGGAAAAAGCCCACAAGTTCTGCCTTCCCGGCAAAGCTCTGCGGCAAACACAGCCTTGAGGCTTGGGGTTACAGGCTGGGGGAATACAAAGGCGACTACGGCAAGACCACTGAAAACGCATGGGCGCACTGGTCACAGGAAATGCAGACCTACTGTGAGCAGGACGTTGCCGTTCTGTTCAAGCTGTATCAGCTCATCCTAGACCAGCAATACAGTCCTGAAGCTCTTGCCATTGAGCATGACTTCCAGACCATCATCTTCAATCAGGAACAGGTTGGGGTGCCCTTCGATGAGAAGGCTGCCATGAACCTCTATATTGATCTTTGTGCCAAGCGGGAAGAACTCAAGACTCAACTTCGCACGGTGTTCCCGCCCAAGGTTGAGGAAGAAGTCTTCATCCCCAAGGTCAATAACAAGACCAGGGGGTATGTGAAGGGTGTTCCCTTCATCAAGAAGCACATCATTGAGTTCAACCCGAACAGCCGGGAGATGATCGCAGACCGCCTCATTGAACTTCATGGCTGGCAGCCCTCCGAATTTACGGAGACAGGCAAGCCAAAGGTTGATGGGGATGTTCTGGCTTCTCTCGACTTTCCAGAGTGCAGGCCTTTGAGTGAGTACCTTGAGATCACCAAGATCATCGGGATGCTCTCTGAAGGCAAAGCAGGATGGCTTCGTTTGGTAGATAGCTCTGGCCGTATTCATGGCCGTGTCATCACCTGCGGAGCCGTGACCGGGCGGTGTACCCATAACAGCCCGAACCTTGCCCAGATTCCGGCGCACGGCACCTACGGCACCCAATGCCGCAGCCTGTTTGTGGCCGCTCCGGGCACGGTTCAGGTTGGGGCAGACGCCTCAGGTCTTGAGCTGCGCATGCTGGCATCCTTCATGGGCCGCTATGACGGCGGCAAGTATGCCAAGGTGTTGCTGGAAGGCGACATCCATACGGCCAACCAGAAGGCAGCCGGTCTGGAAACCAGAGATAACGCCAAGACGTTCATCTACGCTTTCCTCTACGGAGCGGGCGACCAGAAGCTTGGCTCCATTGTGGCCCCCACAGCCTCCCCAGCGCGTCAGGCGCAGATTGGCAAGAGGCTGAAGGCCAAGTTCTTTGCGGCCATTCCGGCCATCAAGGCGCTGATTGATGACGTGCAAAACGCCGTCAAGAAACGCCCCTTCCTCTACGGCATCGACAAGCGGAAGCTGCACGTCCGTTCCTCGCACTCAGCGTTGAACACCCTGCTGCAATCTGCCGGTGCCGTGCTTGTCAAATTCGCCACCATCGTTTGCCACCATGAAGCGGAACTCCGCTACGGGTGGAAGCTGGGGGTGGACTACACCCAAGTTCTTCACGTCCATGACGAAGCCCAGATGCAATGCCCAAGGGATAAAGCTGATGCCCTTGGGCAGCTCTTTGTTGAAGCCATAGAAATCGCAGGCCGACATTTTGGCATGCGGTGTCCTACTACTGGTGAATACAAGATAGGCAAGAGCTGGGCTGAAACACACTAA
- a CDS encoding DnaB-like helicase C-terminal domain-containing protein, with amino-acid sequence MQHLNSDSTFVQHEPCPACRAKGDDASGNNLARYSDGHGYCNACGFYQAPDGEGHQVAEPKEKPSFEPIDFEIVPLKARGVDGETCKKFNYGIGRFGKKREWCHVANYHDTKGNLVAQHIRMEGKDFKWIGDMKKAVLFGQHLWRSGGRKVVVTEGEIDCLTISMLQDNKWPVVSLPNGANHAVKAIKASLEWLETFDEVVFAFDMDEPGQAAAQECALLLSPGKAKVAVLPEKDANDCLKEGKSKALLNALWDARPYRPDGIVSGKDLWDKISKTPPTGYDIPYPLLNERLHGLRCGELYLFTAGSGIGKSTIVNEIAYHLKMAHGLTLGVMALEESTDRNLRRYLGININKPLHLPEVHKALPEAELRAAFDAVTGDEKWFAYDHFGSSDIDTLLAKLRYMVVGLGCKVIVLDHISIVVSALDESGGESERKTIDKLMTKLRSLIEETGVMVLAVVHLKRPDKGKSFNEGRQVSLTDLRGSGSLEQVSDVVIALERDQQGDTPNISSIRVLKNRPIGEVGPAGSVAYNSETGRLLPADGMEFGFGDDDTNNAKGDTGEEF; translated from the coding sequence ATGCAGCACCTCAATTCTGATTCTACCTTTGTTCAGCACGAACCCTGTCCCGCCTGTCGGGCCAAGGGGGATGATGCAAGCGGCAACAACCTTGCCCGGTATTCCGATGGGCACGGCTACTGCAACGCCTGTGGCTTCTACCAAGCCCCGGACGGGGAAGGGCATCAAGTGGCAGAGCCGAAAGAGAAGCCGTCATTTGAACCTATTGATTTTGAAATCGTCCCCCTGAAAGCACGGGGCGTTGATGGAGAAACCTGCAAGAAGTTCAACTACGGCATCGGACGGTTCGGCAAGAAACGCGAGTGGTGCCATGTGGCTAACTACCATGACACCAAGGGCAACCTTGTGGCCCAGCATATCCGCATGGAAGGCAAAGACTTCAAGTGGATAGGTGACATGAAGAAGGCTGTCCTTTTCGGGCAGCACCTCTGGCGTAGCGGTGGCCGCAAGGTGGTCGTTACCGAAGGGGAAATTGACTGCCTCACCATCTCCATGTTGCAGGACAACAAGTGGCCGGTGGTCAGTCTGCCCAACGGGGCCAACCATGCGGTCAAGGCTATCAAGGCATCATTGGAATGGCTTGAGACGTTTGATGAAGTGGTCTTCGCTTTCGATATGGATGAACCGGGGCAGGCTGCGGCGCAGGAATGTGCTTTGCTGCTTTCACCCGGCAAGGCCAAGGTCGCTGTGCTTCCTGAAAAGGATGCCAACGACTGCCTCAAGGAAGGCAAATCCAAGGCGCTCTTGAACGCCCTTTGGGATGCCCGCCCGTACCGGCCTGATGGCATCGTGTCCGGCAAAGACCTGTGGGACAAGATCAGCAAGACGCCCCCAACAGGCTATGACATTCCGTATCCCCTGCTGAACGAGCGCCTGCATGGGCTGCGCTGTGGAGAACTCTACCTCTTCACGGCTGGCTCAGGCATCGGCAAAAGCACCATCGTCAATGAGATTGCCTACCACCTCAAGATGGCCCACGGCCTCACGCTTGGCGTTATGGCCCTGGAAGAATCCACTGACCGCAACCTTCGCCGCTACCTCGGCATCAACATCAACAAGCCCCTGCATCTGCCGGAAGTCCACAAGGCTCTGCCAGAAGCAGAACTCCGGGCTGCTTTTGATGCCGTCACCGGGGATGAGAAGTGGTTCGCTTATGACCACTTTGGTTCATCCGACATCGACACCCTGCTTGCCAAGCTCCGCTACATGGTGGTGGGCCTGGGCTGTAAGGTGATTGTCCTTGACCACATCTCCATCGTGGTTTCGGCGTTGGATGAATCCGGTGGTGAGTCTGAAAGAAAGACCATCGACAAGCTCATGACCAAGCTCCGCTCCCTCATTGAGGAAACGGGGGTCATGGTTCTGGCGGTGGTGCATCTGAAGCGACCCGACAAAGGCAAAAGCTTTAACGAAGGGCGACAGGTGAGCCTTACTGATCTGCGTGGCTCTGGTTCTCTGGAACAGGTGAGTGATGTGGTCATTGCCCTTGAGCGTGACCAGCAGGGGGATACCCCCAACATATCCTCTATTCGTGTTCTGAAGAACAGGCCCATAGGTGAAGTAGGGCCAGCCGGAAGCGTTGCCTACAACAGCGAAACAGGACGCCTGCTCCCCGCCGATGGCATGGAGTTCGGCTTTGGGGATGATGACACGAATAATGCGAAAGGTGACACCGGAGAGGAGTTCTAG
- a CDS encoding endonuclease, which produces MAGISSGGYRTTQYKRWASLRRNTGFRSQFEADIHAGLPEGSARYEAVHIPYKVSVQRHYTPDWALPKQAIMIEAKGRFTKADRDKMLMVKAQCPDLDIRLVFMSLTAKVTKGMTHADWAKQHGFSCCKGPSIPADWLEHKPSKQQRAAFDAFVST; this is translated from the coding sequence ATGGCCGGAATCTCCAGCGGCGGCTACCGCACAACGCAGTACAAACGCTGGGCCAGCCTGAGGCGCAACACCGGCTTCCGTAGTCAGTTTGAGGCCGACATCCACGCCGGTCTGCCTGAGGGCAGTGCCCGGTATGAGGCGGTGCATATTCCCTACAAGGTGTCTGTCCAACGGCACTACACGCCGGATTGGGCACTACCAAAACAGGCCATCATGATTGAGGCCAAAGGCCGCTTCACCAAGGCAGACCGTGACAAGATGCTCATGGTCAAAGCTCAATGCCCAGACCTGGACATCCGGCTGGTCTTCATGAGCCTCACCGCCAAAGTAACCAAGGGCATGACCCATGCAGATTGGGCCAAGCAGCATGGTTTTTCCTGCTGCAAGGGGCCAAGCATCCCTGCCGATTGGCTTGAGCACAAACCCAGCAAACAGCAGAGGGCCGCATTTGATGCCTTCGTTTCCACTTAG